A section of the Streptomyces xinghaiensis S187 genome encodes:
- the recF gene encoding DNA replication/repair protein RecF (All proteins in this family for which functions are known are DNA-binding proteins that assist the filamentation of RecA onto DNA for the initiation of recombination or recombinational repair.), with translation MHVAHLSLADFRSYVRVEVPLDPGVTAFVGPNGQGKTNLVEAVGYLATLGSHRVSSDAPLVRMGAERAVIRAAVVGGDRQQLVELELNPGRANRARINRSSQVRPRDVLGITRTVMFAPEDLALVKGDPGERRRFLDELITARSPRMAGVRSDYDRVLKQRNTLLKSAAMARRHGGRGADLSTLDVWDQHLARTGAELLAQRLDLIAALQPLADKAYEQLAPGGGPVVLEYRGSAGERLGEAGNREELYEVLLAALSEARKQEIERGVTLVGPHRDDLVLKLGRFPAKGYASHGESWSYALALRLASYDLLRAESPAGPGVPAAPEGGGGRRAGEPVLVLDDVFAELDTRRRDRLAELVAPAEQVLVTAAVPEDVPGVLAGARYEVAGGTVERVAP, from the coding sequence ATGCACGTAGCCCATCTGTCGCTCGCCGACTTCCGGTCGTACGTCCGGGTCGAGGTCCCCCTCGACCCGGGCGTCACCGCCTTCGTCGGCCCCAACGGCCAGGGCAAGACCAATCTGGTGGAGGCCGTCGGCTATCTCGCCACGCTCGGCAGCCACCGCGTCTCCTCCGACGCCCCGCTGGTGCGGATGGGCGCCGAACGGGCGGTGATCCGGGCCGCGGTGGTCGGCGGCGACCGGCAGCAGCTCGTCGAGCTGGAGCTCAACCCGGGGCGGGCCAACCGGGCCCGGATCAACCGCTCCTCGCAGGTGCGGCCGCGGGACGTCCTCGGTATCACCCGCACCGTGATGTTCGCGCCGGAGGACCTCGCCCTGGTCAAGGGCGACCCCGGGGAGCGCCGGCGCTTCCTGGACGAGCTGATCACCGCCCGCTCCCCGCGCATGGCGGGGGTGCGGTCGGACTACGACCGGGTGCTCAAGCAGCGGAACACGCTGCTCAAGAGCGCCGCGATGGCCCGCCGTCACGGCGGCCGCGGCGCGGATCTCTCCACGCTCGACGTCTGGGACCAGCATCTGGCCCGGACCGGCGCGGAGTTGCTGGCCCAGCGGCTGGATCTGATCGCCGCGCTGCAGCCGCTCGCCGACAAGGCCTACGAGCAACTGGCTCCCGGGGGCGGACCGGTCGTGCTGGAGTACCGCGGCTCGGCGGGTGAGCGGCTGGGTGAGGCGGGCAACCGTGAAGAGCTGTACGAGGTACTGCTGGCGGCGCTCTCGGAGGCCCGCAAACAGGAGATCGAGCGCGGGGTGACGCTGGTCGGGCCGCACCGGGACGACCTGGTGCTCAAGCTCGGCCGGTTCCCGGCGAAGGGCTACGCGAGCCACGGGGAGTCCTGGTCGTACGCGCTCGCGCTGCGCCTCGCCTCCTACGATCTGCTGCGCGCCGAGAGCCCGGCCGGTCCCGGTGTTCCGGCGGCTCCGGAGGGTGGCGGCGGGAGGCGGGCCGGCGAGCCGGTGCTCGTCCTGGACGACGTCTTCGCGGAGCTGGACACCCGCCGCCGCGACCGGCTCGCGGAGCTGGTGGCCCCGGCGGAGCAGGTGCTCGTCACGGCGGCGGTGCCCGAGGACGTGCCGGGCGTGCTGGCGGGAGCGCGGTACGAGGTGGCCGGCGGCACGGTCGAGCGGGTGGCGCCATGA